Proteins from a genomic interval of Beijerinckia indica subsp. indica ATCC 9039:
- a CDS encoding Tex family protein → MATDTNRITRTIATEIQARPEQVKVAISLLDEGATVPFVARYRKEATGGLDDTQLRQLEERLAYLRELEARRQSISESIANQGKLTDEIAGKIAEAATKAELEDIYLPYRPKRRTRAEIARERGLGVLAEAILADRKVIPEELALAYLSEDVPDTKTALEGARDILTETFAENADLVGRLRSYLQGHAMLRSRLVEGKETAGEKFSDYFDHCELWSKVPSHRALAMLRGRNEDVLSLSIEVDVDDTSAIKPAERMIAEAYDIPLQGEPADIWLLDIARWAWRVKLSLHLSLDLMNDLRERAEKEAILVFARNLKDLLLAAPAGSRPTMGLDPGIRTGVKVAVVDATGKLLDTATIYPFQPRNDVVGAMAELGRLIRKHGVELIAIGNGTASRETDRLAADVIASLPGPKPIKVVVSEAGASVYSASALAAAEMPDLDVSLRGAVSIARRLQDPLAELVKIDPKSIGVGQYQHDVNQAWLARSLDAVVEDAVNAVGVDLNTASAALLSRVSGLSTSLADAIIVHRDLKGAFTNRRELLDVHRLGPRTFELCAGFLRIPHGTEPLDAASVHPEAYGVARKIVAACGRDLRSLMGDTATLKSLNPAQFVDERFGLPTVRDILLELEKPGRDPRPEFKTATFAEGIDDIKDLKPGMTLEGTVTNVTNFGAFVDIGVHQDGLVHISQLADRFVKEPNDLVKAGDVVKVRVVEVDVKRKRIALSMRTQEATPQSAPARAGRGNNREQARPKEQSASSHGALGAALAEAMRRR, encoded by the coding sequence ATGGCCACAGACACCAATCGCATTACCCGAACCATTGCCACCGAAATCCAGGCAAGACCGGAACAGGTGAAGGTCGCGATCTCCTTGCTCGACGAGGGCGCCACAGTTCCTTTCGTGGCGCGTTATCGTAAGGAGGCGACAGGCGGTCTCGATGATACTCAATTGCGCCAACTCGAGGAACGTCTAGCCTATTTGCGTGAGCTTGAGGCACGGCGCCAAAGCATTAGCGAGTCGATCGCCAATCAAGGCAAGCTCACCGACGAGATTGCCGGCAAAATTGCGGAAGCCGCCACAAAGGCCGAGCTTGAAGATATTTATCTCCCGTATCGTCCGAAGCGCCGCACACGCGCGGAAATTGCCCGCGAGCGGGGTTTGGGAGTATTGGCCGAGGCCATCCTCGCCGATCGCAAGGTGATCCCCGAGGAGCTGGCTTTGGCTTATCTGTCCGAGGATGTGCCGGATACCAAAACCGCGCTTGAAGGGGCGCGTGATATTCTCACCGAAACTTTTGCCGAAAATGCGGATCTCGTCGGCCGGTTACGGAGCTATCTCCAGGGCCATGCGATGTTGCGCTCCCGCTTGGTGGAAGGCAAGGAGACCGCGGGCGAGAAATTCTCCGATTATTTCGACCATTGCGAACTTTGGTCGAAAGTACCGAGCCATCGCGCCTTGGCAATGCTGCGCGGCCGCAATGAAGATGTGCTTTCACTCTCCATCGAAGTGGACGTGGATGATACATCGGCGATCAAGCCGGCTGAGCGCATGATTGCGGAAGCCTATGACATTCCTTTGCAGGGTGAGCCAGCGGATATATGGCTTCTCGATATCGCGCGTTGGGCGTGGCGAGTTAAGCTATCTCTGCATTTGTCGCTCGATCTGATGAATGATTTGCGGGAGCGCGCGGAAAAGGAGGCCATTTTGGTTTTCGCCCGCAATCTCAAGGACCTCCTGCTCGCTGCACCCGCTGGCTCGCGGCCGACCATGGGGCTTGATCCGGGCATTCGCACGGGCGTGAAGGTCGCCGTGGTGGACGCGACGGGGAAGCTTCTTGACACAGCGACCATTTATCCCTTTCAGCCGCGCAATGATGTGGTGGGCGCTATGGCCGAGCTTGGCCGGCTGATCCGTAAACATGGCGTTGAATTGATCGCCATCGGCAATGGTACGGCTAGCCGTGAGACCGACCGTTTGGCGGCGGATGTGATTGCCTCGCTTCCCGGGCCGAAGCCGATCAAGGTCGTGGTCAGCGAGGCCGGGGCCTCGGTCTATTCGGCCTCGGCATTGGCCGCCGCTGAAATGCCCGATCTCGATGTGTCCCTCAGGGGCGCGGTCTCGATCGCGCGGCGTTTGCAGGATCCGCTTGCCGAACTCGTCAAGATCGATCCGAAATCGATTGGCGTCGGTCAGTATCAGCATGATGTCAATCAGGCTTGGCTTGCCCGCTCCCTGGATGCCGTTGTTGAAGACGCCGTGAACGCGGTGGGTGTCGATCTCAACACGGCCTCGGCCGCCTTGCTCTCACGTGTCTCCGGGCTCAGCACGTCGCTGGCCGATGCGATCATCGTCCATCGTGATCTGAAGGGGGCGTTTACAAATCGGCGCGAACTTCTGGATGTGCATCGTCTCGGACCGCGCACCTTTGAACTCTGCGCCGGATTTTTACGAATCCCTCATGGCACGGAGCCTTTGGACGCGGCCTCGGTTCACCCGGAAGCCTATGGCGTTGCCCGCAAGATCGTGGCGGCTTGCGGCCGGGATCTTCGTTCCCTGATGGGTGATACGGCGACCTTGAAATCTCTCAATCCGGCTCAATTCGTGGACGAGCGTTTCGGTCTGCCGACCGTACGGGATATTTTGCTTGAACTTGAAAAACCCGGCCGTGATCCGCGCCCCGAATTCAAGACAGCGACCTTCGCCGAGGGGATAGACGATATCAAGGACTTGAAACCAGGCATGACGCTGGAAGGCACGGTGACCAATGTCACCAATTTCGGCGCTTTCGTCGATATTGGTGTTCATCAGGACGGGCTTGTTCATATATCGCAATTGGCCGACCGCTTCGTGAAGGAGCCCAATGATCTGGTCAAGGCTGGTGATGTCGTAAAAGTGCGGGTCGTGGAAGTCGATGTGAAGCGCAAGCGCATCGCGCTTTCCATGCGAACACAGGAAGCCACACCCCAAAGCGCTCCTGCACGTGCCGGGCGTGGGAACAATCGGGAACAAGCGCGCCCGAAGGAGCAGTCGGCATCCTCTCATGGCGCGCTTGGTGCCGCCTTGGCTGAGGCTATGCGGCGGCGGTAA